Proteins encoded together in one Spirochaeta isovalerica window:
- a CDS encoding ROK family transcriptional regulator → MKINNSKVRSQYNLLRVLRAIWLNHGISRIELCRKFDMDKATMSSVTAHLIELNLVEEVEPQNLKIKPGRKPIGLGVQGDFGFVAGIEFHIYGIRAVLKDMHSRTVFSSDFPFDVRHSNIKEEFLNVYGILRKELGEKRLLGIGVAIPGVVNHEEAIILKSAKMGIEEEPYCFGEEVFSELDVPCFIDNDANCCARGILADHREEGYSNFLYCHINYYENRKIEDNNESLGIGFGIVINEKLYYGPEFTAGEFQTIEYNPERVNQLNLTSRELDLYGKDAELQKRVFYHLASHIAMFVNVFNFKHLFLGGDLPSHISDLEGLFREVIDKNWLYKNQRDCGIHLMSRDEMSPALGAAGMFLDQLFTVPELEHSRGALIWQGIFGDGLVDY, encoded by the coding sequence ATGAAGATTAATAACAGCAAGGTGCGAAGTCAATATAATCTCCTCAGAGTTCTGCGGGCCATCTGGTTGAATCACGGCATAAGCCGAATAGAATTATGCCGGAAGTTCGATATGGACAAGGCGACCATGAGCTCTGTCACGGCACACCTTATCGAGCTGAACCTCGTGGAAGAAGTGGAACCGCAGAATCTGAAAATCAAACCGGGCAGAAAACCTATCGGCCTGGGAGTCCAGGGGGATTTCGGTTTTGTTGCCGGTATTGAGTTTCACATTTACGGAATCAGGGCGGTCCTCAAGGATATGCATTCCCGGACGGTTTTCTCCTCCGATTTTCCATTCGATGTCCGGCATAGCAATATCAAAGAAGAATTTCTCAACGTATACGGCATATTAAGGAAAGAACTGGGTGAAAAAAGGCTCCTGGGCATTGGAGTGGCCATTCCCGGAGTCGTGAATCACGAAGAGGCGATCATTCTCAAATCGGCAAAAATGGGAATTGAAGAGGAGCCTTACTGTTTCGGAGAGGAAGTCTTCAGCGAACTGGATGTTCCCTGTTTCATCGATAACGATGCCAATTGCTGTGCCAGGGGGATACTGGCCGACCACAGAGAGGAAGGATACAGCAACTTCCTCTACTGTCATATCAATTATTATGAAAACCGGAAAATCGAAGATAATAATGAGAGTCTGGGAATCGGGTTCGGAATCGTGATAAATGAAAAGCTCTATTACGGACCGGAGTTTACGGCCGGAGAATTTCAGACTATCGAGTATAATCCCGAAAGGGTAAACCAGTTAAACCTGACCAGCCGGGAACTGGATCTCTACGGCAAAGATGCCGAATTGCAGAAACGGGTTTTTTATCATCTTGCCTCACATATTGCCATGTTCGTCAATGTGTTCAACTTCAAGCACCTCTTTCTGGGCGGCGATCTTCCCTCTCATATTTCCGATCTGGAGGGGCTGTTCCGAGAGGTCATTGATAAAAACTGGCTCTACAAAAACCAGAGAGACTGCGGTATTCATCTTATGAGCCGCGACGAGATGTCTCCTGCACTCGGTGCGGCGGGAATGTTTCTGGACCAGCTTTTCACGGTTCCCGAACTGGAACACAGCAGAGGGGCCCTCATCTGGCAGGGGATCTTCGGAGACGGGCTGGTCGATTACTGA
- a CDS encoding ROK family transcriptional regulator, with amino-acid sequence MNQVKSGGARIRRQYNLYRVLRAIWVENGVSRKELCAKLELDKATMSTIVSLLLKLDIVEEVLPNIEQSKPGRKPIGLGIRKDFGYVAGFELHVKGIKAVIKDMHFNTIETFSFPCERLKMDQIKSSFLVAFSEVKKKLKNKPLIGIGVSIPGVVDHDRGIINNSWELGVVEDTYDFQSEVFDILDIPGFIDNDANCCAWGKLTKNRSRDFSNFLYTFFSYEPTHEGYHPDDNVSVGLGLVMDGKPYFGPDYTSGEFQTMTYNVDRINQFDMTREEQYSYRSDPDIQRKVFESFSNHMALLVNFFNFKRVIMGGDLPDLVPDAQEILRKAVNRNWPYGRKESCLVETDEEREKIAASGAAGMFLEQMFTVPEFDHERGALTWQKVFSNKDLTDFF; translated from the coding sequence ATGAATCAGGTAAAATCGGGCGGAGCCAGAATCCGAAGGCAATACAATCTGTACAGAGTCCTCAGAGCGATCTGGGTTGAAAACGGTGTGAGCCGGAAAGAACTCTGCGCCAAACTGGAGCTGGATAAAGCCACGATGAGCACGATCGTCTCTCTTCTTCTGAAACTGGATATTGTCGAGGAAGTTCTTCCCAATATTGAACAGTCCAAACCGGGACGCAAACCCATCGGGCTGGGAATCCGGAAGGATTTCGGTTATGTCGCCGGCTTCGAATTACATGTCAAAGGTATTAAAGCAGTCATTAAGGATATGCACTTCAACACGATTGAGACTTTCAGTTTTCCCTGTGAGCGATTGAAAATGGATCAGATTAAAAGTTCTTTTCTGGTCGCTTTCAGCGAAGTGAAGAAAAAACTGAAAAACAAGCCTCTGATTGGTATCGGAGTCTCTATCCCCGGCGTTGTGGACCACGATCGCGGGATAATCAACAACTCCTGGGAGCTGGGCGTGGTCGAAGATACCTATGATTTTCAGTCGGAAGTCTTCGACATTCTCGATATTCCCGGATTCATTGATAATGATGCCAACTGCTGCGCCTGGGGGAAGCTGACGAAAAACCGCAGTCGTGATTTCAGTAACTTCCTCTACACCTTTTTCAGTTATGAACCCACTCACGAGGGGTATCATCCCGATGACAATGTCAGCGTGGGGCTCGGTCTCGTAATGGATGGTAAACCCTATTTCGGACCGGATTACACATCGGGAGAGTTTCAGACGATGACCTACAATGTGGACCGGATCAACCAGTTCGATATGACCCGCGAAGAGCAGTACTCCTACCGGTCCGATCCGGACATTCAGAGAAAGGTTTTCGAGAGCTTTTCCAATCATATGGCTCTGCTTGTCAATTTTTTCAATTTCAAGCGGGTCATAATGGGGGGGGATCTGCCGGACCTGGTTCCCGATGCACAGGAAATTCTCAGGAAGGCGGTAAACCGCAACTGGCCTTACGGCCGGAAAGAGAGCTGCCTTGTTGAAACAGATGAGGAAAGGGAAAAGATAGCCGCTTCGGGTGCGGCGGGGATGTTTCTGGAACAGATGTTCACTGTTCCGGAATTCGATCATGAAAGGGGAGCCCTTACCTGGCAGAAAGTTTTCAGCAATAAGGATTTAACAGATTTCTTTTAA
- a CDS encoding homoserine dehydrogenase: MNGIINIGIFGLGTVGTGVFSIINRNRELFEKRCGSRLVLKKAVVSNVNKDRGIDLTGVELSSDPASILEDDDIQIVIELIGDLEHSEKIITEALKKGKSVLTANKAVIARKSRVIFDAAYQSSAFFGYEASVGSGIPVIRSIREGFAGDTISEISGIMNSTTNYILTKMSETGEDFAAALKDSQEKGYAEPDPTFDIEGYDAAHKLIVLMNLSFNRLFKYDDLFVEGITSIETMDMAYASELGYKIKHMGWAKEREGKYFGAVHPVLVHESDSMASVVDAFNAITVDTEFGGPFVLHGLGAGSHPAASGVICDLMEAARAIETGQSKSIYPLSVKYEDLREGKIEPIGDAVFRYYLRFSVEDKAGVLAALTTVLGENDISISSMMQKEDPENVHSVPIIIVTHEATERQMQEALAQISKLDCITAPHKLLRIRD, encoded by the coding sequence ATGAATGGCATTATTAATATCGGGATATTCGGTCTGGGAACTGTCGGGACGGGAGTTTTCTCCATCATCAACAGAAACCGGGAGCTATTTGAAAAGCGCTGCGGATCCAGACTTGTTCTGAAAAAAGCCGTGGTCTCCAATGTCAATAAAGATAGAGGGATTGATCTGACCGGCGTCGAGCTGAGCAGCGATCCCGCATCCATTCTCGAAGATGATGACATTCAGATCGTCATTGAGCTGATCGGAGATCTGGAGCACTCGGAAAAAATCATCACCGAAGCCTTGAAAAAGGGGAAATCGGTCCTGACAGCTAATAAAGCCGTCATAGCCAGAAAGTCCCGGGTCATTTTTGATGCGGCTTACCAATCCAGCGCTTTCTTCGGCTATGAAGCTTCCGTCGGTTCGGGCATCCCGGTCATACGTTCCATCCGGGAAGGTTTTGCCGGTGATACGATCAGTGAGATATCGGGAATCATGAACAGCACGACCAATTACATTCTGACGAAAATGAGCGAAACCGGAGAGGACTTCGCCGCAGCGCTGAAAGACTCGCAGGAGAAAGGTTATGCCGAACCGGATCCGACTTTTGATATCGAAGGATACGATGCCGCCCATAAACTGATAGTTCTGATGAATCTCTCTTTCAACAGACTCTTCAAATACGATGATCTTTTCGTCGAGGGGATAACGTCCATAGAAACCATGGATATGGCATACGCCTCGGAACTGGGATATAAAATCAAGCACATGGGATGGGCGAAAGAAAGAGAAGGCAAGTACTTCGGCGCCGTTCACCCGGTTCTCGTCCACGAATCGGACAGCATGGCTTCGGTTGTCGATGCCTTTAACGCCATTACCGTCGATACGGAATTCGGCGGGCCGTTCGTTCTTCACGGGCTGGGAGCGGGATCCCATCCCGCCGCCTCAGGCGTTATCTGTGATCTGATGGAAGCAGCCCGGGCAATTGAAACGGGTCAGAGCAAAAGCATATATCCCCTGTCTGTGAAATACGAAGATCTGAGAGAGGGGAAGATAGAACCGATCGGCGATGCGGTCTTCCGCTATTATCTCCGCTTTTCCGTTGAAGATAAGGCGGGGGTCCTGGCGGCTCTGACCACCGTTCTGGGCGAGAATGATATCAGCATAAGTTCCATGATGCAGAAAGAAGATCCTGAGAATGTGCACTCGGTTCCGATAATAATCGTAACCCATGAAGCGACGGAAAGGCAGATGCAGGAGGCTCTGGCACAGATTTCAAAGTTGGACTGTATTACAGCTCCCCACAAGCTGCTGAGAATTCGGGATTGA
- a CDS encoding ABC transporter permease subunit, with translation MKYIFKRLGFYLIAFVAAITINFFIPRLMPGDPVQMYMAKLYQTSGKIDAETIAAVEKLFGFSKNKPIIESYFEYVGSIFQGNWGISFSQYPLTVIEALSRGLSWTAFLMGTALIISFIINNLLGIVAAWRRGSKLDSVLTVGGQLMANIPAVVLALLISYAFARSDTFGIFPIGYAVTPLFRPANVLQYIGDVAYHAFLPVTCIVMLQLGGIMGMRANMINQLGEDFIAMGRAKGVPEWKLMFSYGARNALLPVVTTLAMQIGFMLGGSLIIEVVFNYPGLGKVMIGALDSRDYPLMQGILLMSTILMLTANFIADMMLLILDPRLRKQGR, from the coding sequence GTGAAGTATATTTTCAAACGATTGGGATTTTATTTAATAGCTTTTGTTGCCGCCATAACAATTAACTTTTTCATACCCCGTCTTATGCCGGGAGATCCCGTTCAGATGTACATGGCCAAACTCTACCAGACCAGTGGTAAAATCGATGCAGAAACCATAGCCGCTGTGGAGAAACTCTTCGGGTTCAGTAAGAACAAACCTATAATTGAAAGTTATTTTGAGTATGTGGGCAGCATTTTTCAGGGGAACTGGGGTATCTCTTTCAGCCAGTACCCCTTGACCGTTATCGAAGCGCTGTCCAGGGGCTTGAGCTGGACCGCCTTCCTCATGGGGACCGCGCTGATAATCTCATTTATAATTAATAATCTCCTGGGAATTGTCGCCGCCTGGAGGCGGGGCAGCAAACTGGACAGCGTCCTGACAGTGGGAGGACAGCTGATGGCCAATATTCCGGCCGTGGTTCTGGCCCTGCTGATCAGTTATGCTTTTGCCCGGTCCGACACATTCGGGATATTTCCCATTGGATATGCTGTTACGCCTCTTTTCCGACCGGCCAATGTGCTCCAGTATATAGGCGATGTAGCCTATCACGCCTTTCTTCCGGTAACCTGTATCGTCATGCTTCAGCTCGGCGGCATAATGGGAATGCGCGCCAATATGATCAATCAGCTGGGAGAGGATTTCATAGCCATGGGCCGGGCCAAAGGGGTTCCCGAATGGAAACTGATGTTCTCCTACGGAGCCAGAAACGCCCTGCTCCCCGTCGTCACGACATTAGCTATGCAGATAGGGTTCATGCTGGGCGGTTCGCTGATTATTGAGGTTGTCTTCAATTATCCCGGTCTGGGAAAAGTCATGATAGGCGCCCTCGATTCAAGAGACTATCCGCTCATGCAGGGAATACTGCTCATGTCTACAATACTGATGCTTACGGCCAATTTCATAGCCGATATGATGCTGCTGATTCTCGATCCGCGGCTCAGAAAACAGGGGAGATAG
- a CDS encoding beta-glucosidase family protein, translating into MSDASCGVNIRETWLEDRVDTDLEKSVSFPCMLQLASTWNRDLFLRYAGSIGEECRAGGIHILLGPGMNIYRHSQCGRNFEYGGEDPYLVSELIGRYVEGLQEKGVVATLKHFIANNTDFYRRKSNSIVGKRALHEIYLPAFKKGVEAGARAVMTAYNLFNGEWCSQNRKLINEILREELGFQWLVMTDWWAINDCEKAIKSGLDLEMPAGQIFKEIPRLLEEKRISEADIDRMVLNILKTAFSMDLYNPGFQDKSYLDNFDEHEAVALQTAAEGIVLLKNEADLLPLESGKDILLTGRFAEETARGGGAAEVEGFNHMNLLDALKEEFGSSIRYVKNPSDEELRNADAVIIATGTMDSEGCDRSFNLPDEEERCVLKAVGNSSKAIVLVNAGGGVRMTGWSGKAAAILYCWYGGQQGNRAVASVLSGKINPSGKLPITIEKEFSDSPGFGYIPEGESLYKGWDPDGEKAHAVYPVEYSEGIFIGYRWYEHKKVEPLYPFGFGLSYTEFEYKSLKVSLGQKGGTLRCDVDITIKNTGLRDGLETVQLYVGESDSSVIRPVKELKGFEKVHLKPAEEKTVRISLERDAFCFWDENLEQWTMNSGVFTIAVGTSSDNIQLKETVSVN; encoded by the coding sequence ATGAGTGATGCGAGCTGCGGTGTCAATATCCGCGAGACCTGGCTGGAAGACCGGGTTGATACGGACCTGGAGAAGTCTGTCAGTTTCCCCTGTATGCTGCAGCTGGCCTCCACATGGAACCGCGATCTTTTTCTCCGTTATGCCGGAAGCATCGGCGAGGAATGCCGGGCCGGAGGAATCCATATCCTCCTGGGGCCGGGGATGAATATATACAGACACAGTCAGTGCGGCCGGAATTTTGAATACGGGGGAGAGGATCCCTATCTCGTTTCCGAACTGATAGGCCGGTATGTGGAAGGGCTTCAGGAAAAGGGGGTTGTCGCCACTCTGAAACATTTCATTGCCAATAACACGGATTTCTACCGGAGAAAAAGCAATTCCATTGTAGGCAAGAGAGCCCTCCATGAAATTTACCTTCCTGCTTTTAAAAAGGGAGTGGAAGCCGGAGCCAGGGCGGTCATGACGGCCTATAACCTTTTCAACGGAGAATGGTGCAGCCAGAACAGGAAACTAATAAATGAGATACTGAGAGAAGAACTCGGTTTCCAGTGGCTGGTCATGACAGACTGGTGGGCCATAAATGACTGTGAAAAAGCTATAAAGTCGGGACTGGATCTGGAAATGCCGGCAGGACAGATTTTTAAAGAAATTCCACGGCTCTTAGAGGAAAAGAGAATCAGCGAAGCCGATATTGACCGGATGGTTTTGAATATTCTCAAAACAGCTTTTTCTATGGATCTTTACAATCCCGGATTTCAGGATAAATCCTACCTGGATAATTTTGACGAACATGAGGCTGTCGCTTTGCAAACCGCAGCCGAAGGAATTGTCCTTCTGAAAAACGAAGCGGACCTTCTCCCCCTCGAGTCCGGAAAAGATATTCTCCTGACAGGGCGCTTCGCTGAGGAAACAGCGCGGGGCGGCGGAGCGGCTGAAGTGGAAGGCTTCAATCACATGAATCTGCTCGATGCTCTGAAGGAGGAATTCGGTTCATCCATACGCTATGTTAAAAATCCCTCTGATGAGGAGCTGCGGAATGCCGATGCGGTCATTATCGCAACAGGGACGATGGACAGCGAAGGGTGCGACAGGTCGTTTAATCTCCCCGATGAGGAAGAACGGTGCGTCCTTAAGGCTGTCGGAAACAGCAGTAAAGCGATTGTGCTCGTCAATGCGGGAGGCGGGGTCCGCATGACAGGCTGGTCTGGTAAAGCGGCGGCCATACTCTATTGCTGGTACGGGGGGCAGCAGGGGAACAGGGCTGTCGCATCGGTTCTCAGCGGGAAAATCAATCCTTCGGGAAAACTGCCCATCACAATTGAGAAAGAGTTCTCCGATTCACCGGGCTTCGGATATATCCCCGAAGGCGAGTCGCTGTACAAAGGATGGGATCCCGATGGGGAGAAGGCCCATGCTGTCTATCCCGTCGAATACTCCGAGGGTATCTTCATAGGATACCGGTGGTATGAACACAAGAAGGTAGAACCTCTGTATCCTTTCGGCTTCGGTCTCTCCTATACGGAGTTTGAGTATAAGAGCCTGAAGGTCTCCCTCGGGCAAAAGGGCGGGACTCTCCGCTGTGATGTGGATATAACAATAAAAAATACGGGATTGCGGGATGGTCTTGAGACTGTTCAGCTCTATGTGGGAGAATCTGACAGCTCCGTAATCCGTCCGGTCAAAGAGCTGAAAGGTTTTGAAAAAGTACATCTTAAGCCGGCGGAAGAGAAAACCGTCAGGATTTCTCTGGAGAGGGACGCCTTCTGCTTCTGGGATGAAAACCTGGAGCAGTGGACTATGAATTCCGGAGTGTTTACAATTGCTGTCGGTACATCATCAGATAATATTCAGCTTAAAGAGACTGTCTCTGTAAATTGA
- a CDS encoding PfkB family carbohydrate kinase yields MKILNFGSLNIDLVFRVDHIILPGETLSGGDVEYFAGGKGANQSVALSKAGAEVFHGGKIGEDGRWLLDKLNSYGVNTDFVKVYDGPSGQAIIQLTPRGENSIILSAGGNRKIEEKDIEQTLSSFSEGDYLVLQNEINGTEGIIRRAREKGMRICINPAPFDSSILSWPLDLVDILIVNEHEGAGLAGASGAFEEILDKLTRLFPGKDIVMTAGVEGAYYGCDDERIHVPAVKADAVDTTAAGDTFLGYYLAARIDGTDVRKAMEMAAEASAVTVSRPGAMDSIPFAAELKD; encoded by the coding sequence GTGAAAATCCTCAATTTCGGTTCCCTCAATATCGATCTGGTCTTCCGGGTCGATCATATCATCCTGCCTGGGGAAACTCTCTCCGGGGGAGATGTGGAATACTTTGCCGGGGGCAAAGGCGCTAACCAGTCCGTCGCCCTGTCCAAAGCCGGGGCCGAGGTTTTTCATGGCGGAAAGATCGGAGAGGACGGGCGGTGGCTTCTGGATAAACTGAATTCCTACGGCGTCAACACCGATTTCGTCAAAGTCTATGACGGTCCTTCGGGACAGGCCATCATCCAGCTGACGCCCCGTGGGGAAAATTCCATCATTCTATCGGCCGGAGGCAACCGGAAGATAGAGGAGAAGGATATTGAGCAAACGCTCTCTTCTTTTAGTGAGGGAGATTATCTTGTCCTTCAGAATGAAATCAACGGAACCGAAGGCATTATCCGGAGAGCCAGAGAAAAGGGGATGAGGATCTGCATCAACCCGGCTCCCTTCGATTCCTCTATTCTCTCCTGGCCTCTCGATCTGGTGGACATCCTCATCGTCAATGAACACGAAGGCGCCGGGCTGGCCGGCGCATCCGGGGCTTTTGAAGAAATTCTGGATAAGCTGACACGGCTGTTCCCGGGGAAGGACATTGTCATGACGGCCGGAGTAGAAGGAGCCTATTACGGCTGTGATGACGAAAGGATCCATGTACCGGCTGTAAAAGCTGATGCTGTGGATACGACTGCTGCCGGCGATACATTTCTGGGGTACTATCTGGCTGCGAGGATCGACGGTACAGATGTCCGAAAGGCTATGGAGATGGCGGCTGAAGCTTCTGCGGTAACGGTATCGCGGCCCGGGGCTATGGATTCCATTCCCTTTGCTGCAGAACTGAAGGACTGA
- a CDS encoding ABC transporter substrate-binding protein, which produces MKKTLLLVMAGMFTLTSLFAGGSQETGASEDKAVLTVLLDSTDGWVRNFNPYTSGAKQFTHGFTYEYMALYDPLNSNRETLWLAEDIISEPDLKTLTVKVRKGVKWSDGEDFTADDVVFTYEMGKNFPELDRNGYWGDNGKILSIVALDDYTVQFNMRKQNRFHRIDMFNEVQIVPEHIWASVKDPSSYVLETPVCTGPFSEVIEFTPEMIVMGRNPYYWKADDLEIDEVRMPQFNDNASALALLETGQVDWAHIFIPDIEKTYIKGDPHRKYWYGLNDGVRIAFNYMTKHEGNNKAFHNVDFKRAFSMAIDRQGIIDSAVFGYLDSAVPPVTGLPPALWDYKNPAAEEIKDKYTRYDLDAAKALLDKAGFVDSNGDGWVENPDGSEIKFEIISPAGWTDWNDGAAISAEGLRAIGINATANAQDLGMVIETWETGDHDVLYTAYGKSGNPWKFYFDTIGDQSRVLTQTWWSITQTNYVNDELSALIDRMPLAGDKEVKEISDKIEMHFAENMINIPLFYNGLWYVYNDSRFTGWSTPDNPVCEPALADNDMKLLHMLQLKPVKK; this is translated from the coding sequence ATGAAAAAAACGTTATTGCTTGTCATGGCTGGTATGTTTACGTTAACATCCCTCTTTGCCGGCGGCTCTCAGGAAACTGGAGCCAGTGAAGACAAAGCTGTATTAACAGTTCTGCTCGACTCAACTGATGGATGGGTTAGAAACTTCAACCCCTACACCTCCGGAGCCAAGCAGTTTACTCACGGTTTCACTTACGAGTATATGGCTCTTTACGATCCGCTGAACAGCAACAGGGAAACTCTCTGGCTGGCGGAAGATATCATTTCTGAACCGGACCTGAAAACTCTTACTGTAAAAGTGAGAAAAGGCGTTAAATGGAGTGATGGTGAAGATTTCACTGCCGACGACGTTGTTTTTACCTACGAAATGGGCAAGAACTTCCCCGAACTGGACAGAAACGGATACTGGGGAGACAACGGAAAGATTCTGAGCATTGTCGCACTCGATGATTATACCGTTCAGTTCAACATGAGAAAACAGAACAGATTCCACAGAATCGACATGTTCAACGAAGTACAGATTGTTCCCGAGCACATCTGGGCCTCAGTGAAAGATCCTTCTTCCTATGTTCTGGAAACACCCGTTTGTACCGGTCCTTTCTCAGAAGTAATCGAGTTCACTCCCGAAATGATTGTTATGGGAAGAAACCCCTACTACTGGAAAGCTGATGACCTGGAAATCGATGAAGTGAGAATGCCTCAGTTCAACGACAACGCATCCGCACTGGCTCTTCTCGAAACAGGACAGGTTGACTGGGCCCACATCTTTATTCCGGATATCGAAAAAACTTACATCAAAGGCGATCCCCACAGAAAATACTGGTACGGATTAAACGACGGCGTAAGAATCGCTTTCAACTATATGACCAAACATGAAGGCAACAACAAGGCTTTCCACAATGTGGACTTCAAAAGAGCCTTCTCCATGGCTATCGACAGACAGGGAATCATCGATTCCGCTGTATTCGGATACCTTGACAGCGCCGTTCCTCCTGTCACAGGTCTTCCCCCGGCACTTTGGGATTACAAAAACCCCGCGGCCGAAGAAATCAAAGACAAGTACACAAGATACGACCTCGATGCCGCTAAAGCTCTTCTCGATAAAGCCGGATTCGTTGACTCCAATGGCGACGGATGGGTGGAAAACCCCGACGGTTCCGAAATTAAATTCGAAATCATCTCTCCTGCCGGATGGACTGACTGGAATGACGGTGCAGCGATCTCCGCAGAAGGACTCAGAGCAATCGGAATCAACGCGACAGCCAACGCCCAGGATCTGGGAATGGTTATCGAAACCTGGGAAACAGGAGACCACGATGTTCTCTACACGGCATACGGAAAATCCGGAAACCCCTGGAAATTCTATTTCGATACAATCGGTGACCAGTCAAGAGTCCTGACTCAGACCTGGTGGTCCATAACTCAGACGAACTATGTCAACGACGAGCTCTCTGCCCTGATCGACAGAATGCCTTTGGCCGGAGACAAGGAAGTCAAAGAGATTTCTGATAAAATCGAAATGCATTTTGCAGAAAACATGATTAACATCCCTCTGTTCTACAACGGTCTCTGGTATGTTTACAACGATTCCAGATTCACAGGTTGGTCGACTCCCGACAACCCTGTCTGCGAGCCCGCATTGGCTGACAACGACATGAAACTCCTGCATATGCTGCAGCTTAAGCCGGTTAAGAAATAA
- a CDS encoding threonine aldolase family protein produces the protein MKQYELRSDTFTKPTDAMRKAMYEAEVGDDVYAEDKTVNRLQDMCSELTGKEASLFVPSGSMANLIALYVAGGRGNEVLMHEQAHTIHHEVGGAAAVAGCMPISVPGDRGIMKRSAMEPMIKKDDYDIAHTSMIEVENTHNFAGGIYWRKDDLAEVRAFADDYGLKIHMDGARLFNAVTASGMSAAEISSYTDSVTFCLSKGLGAPVGSMLCGTKEFIERSRVVRKMLGGGMRQAGILAAAGIYALENHVDRLAVDHANCLKLAETLDAFPGITVDLSKVETNIVFAYTADGQASSVNEKMASKGVRAIASAHNEIRFVTSLEISSDEVDEVCKILTNLNL, from the coding sequence ATGAAACAATACGAATTGAGAAGCGATACTTTTACAAAACCTACCGATGCCATGAGAAAAGCCATGTACGAAGCGGAAGTGGGTGATGATGTTTACGCTGAAGACAAAACGGTTAACCGTCTTCAGGATATGTGCAGCGAACTGACGGGAAAAGAGGCTTCCCTCTTTGTCCCTTCCGGTTCCATGGCCAATCTGATAGCCCTCTATGTGGCGGGCGGCAGAGGCAATGAAGTGCTCATGCATGAGCAGGCCCACACAATCCACCATGAAGTGGGGGGAGCTGCTGCTGTAGCGGGATGCATGCCTATTTCGGTTCCGGGAGACCGGGGCATCATGAAGCGGTCCGCCATGGAGCCCATGATCAAGAAAGACGATTACGATATCGCCCATACGAGCATGATCGAGGTGGAGAACACCCACAATTTCGCCGGCGGAATCTACTGGCGCAAAGATGATCTGGCCGAAGTCAGGGCATTTGCCGACGATTACGGTCTGAAGATCCATATGGACGGAGCCCGCCTCTTCAATGCCGTTACGGCGTCGGGAATGTCGGCGGCGGAAATTTCCTCCTACACCGACTCTGTCACTTTCTGTCTCTCCAAAGGCCTGGGAGCGCCTGTCGGTTCCATGCTCTGCGGGACGAAAGAGTTCATCGAGCGGTCGAGGGTTGTCAGGAAAATGCTCGGCGGCGGTATGCGTCAGGCCGGCATTCTGGCGGCAGCGGGAATCTATGCTCTGGAAAACCATGTGGATAGGCTGGCGGTAGATCACGCCAACTGTCTTAAACTTGCGGAAACTCTCGATGCCTTCCCGGGAATCACTGTGGATCTGTCCAAAGTGGAGACTAATATTGTCTTTGCCTATACAGCGGACGGGCAGGCTTCTTCTGTGAATGAGAAGATGGCGTCTAAAGGTGTCCGGGCCATCGCTTCGGCTCATAATGAGATCCGTTTTGTGACAAGTCTGGAAATCTCTTCCGATGAAGTCGATGAGGTTTGTAAAATCCTTACAAATTTGAACTTGTGA